One stretch of Natronobacterium gregoryi SP2 DNA includes these proteins:
- the gatC gene encoding Asp-tRNA(Asn)/Glu-tRNA(Gln) amidotransferase subunit GatC, producing MSDDAVSPEEVRHVAELARVDLADDEVGRFTQQFADILEYFETLDEVPAVDREADLVNVMRPDEKRESLSSEEALRNAPETEDGHFKGPNVS from the coding sequence ATGAGCGACGACGCCGTCAGCCCCGAGGAGGTCCGTCACGTCGCGGAGTTGGCCCGCGTCGACCTCGCCGACGACGAGGTCGGTCGGTTCACTCAGCAGTTCGCGGACATCCTCGAGTACTTCGAGACGCTGGACGAGGTGCCAGCGGTCGACCGCGAGGCCGACCTTGTGAACGTGATGCGACCGGACGAGAAACGAGAATCGCTTTCCAGCGAGGAAGCGCTCCGGAACGCGCCGGAGACCGAGGATGGCCACTTCAAAGGCCCGAACGTTTCCTGA
- a CDS encoding helix-turn-helix transcriptional regulator — protein sequence MSVPAVEQELSEDEHAGLELVRETGGIHQSDFWKELDVSSRKGSRIVESLVEKELVDREETVYDGHNTYYISPTARDLDFTLLMAGDMLSPFIGEEEVDPNSDAFSQWIMNLAYEE from the coding sequence GTGAGCGTTCCTGCGGTCGAACAAGAACTGTCCGAGGACGAGCACGCCGGGCTCGAACTCGTTCGCGAGACCGGTGGCATCCACCAGAGCGACTTCTGGAAGGAACTGGACGTCTCCTCGCGCAAAGGGAGTCGGATCGTCGAATCGCTCGTCGAGAAGGAACTGGTCGACCGCGAGGAGACCGTCTACGACGGGCACAACACCTACTATATCAGCCCGACCGCACGGGATCTGGATTTCACACTCCTGATGGCCGGCGACATGCTCTCGCCGTTTATCGGCGAGGAGGAGGTCGATCCCAACAGCGACGCCTTCTCGCAGTGGATCATGAACCTCGCCTACGAGGAATAA
- a CDS encoding NRDE family protein has product MCTLTLAWQVFDDAPVAVAANRDERLERDSISPDVYSEEPRVVAPQDAEAGGTWIGYNEFGVFAGITNRWIDHELAGDRSRGLLVADVLKARSAAEAAALVEDTTAADEYDGFHLVIADAENAYCYQWDGDLEITEFDPGVHVVVNVAVDDDADVPSARADAARAQAENGREIRKELSVLTDERGEPTETVTAWLERAGDVLGDHEYGVCLHENGFGTRSSSLIAIGPEQSPPAARYSFAAGPPCQTEYDRLEVSLSEPETETDTTSEVDDERHI; this is encoded by the coding sequence GTGTGTACGCTCACGCTCGCGTGGCAGGTTTTCGACGACGCACCGGTCGCGGTCGCAGCGAACCGAGACGAGCGCCTCGAGCGCGACTCGATTTCGCCAGACGTCTACAGCGAGGAGCCGAGGGTCGTCGCGCCGCAGGACGCCGAGGCTGGCGGCACCTGGATCGGCTACAACGAGTTCGGCGTCTTCGCGGGAATCACGAACCGCTGGATCGACCACGAGCTGGCCGGTGACCGTTCCCGTGGACTGCTGGTGGCGGACGTCCTCAAGGCGCGTTCGGCTGCCGAAGCAGCCGCACTCGTCGAGGACACGACTGCCGCCGACGAGTACGACGGCTTTCACCTGGTGATCGCCGACGCCGAGAACGCGTACTGCTACCAGTGGGACGGGGACCTCGAGATCACGGAATTCGATCCTGGCGTCCACGTCGTGGTCAACGTCGCGGTCGACGACGACGCGGACGTCCCGTCCGCTCGGGCGGACGCGGCTCGAGCGCAGGCCGAAAACGGCCGCGAGATTCGCAAAGAGCTTTCGGTTCTGACGGACGAGAGAGGGGAGCCGACCGAGACGGTCACAGCGTGGCTCGAGCGTGCCGGCGACGTGCTCGGTGACCACGAGTACGGCGTCTGTCTCCACGAAAACGGCTTTGGAACTCGGTCGTCGTCGTTGATCGCGATCGGTCCCGAACAGTCGCCGCCCGCCGCTCGCTACTCGTTTGCGGCCGGACCGCCGTGTCAGACTGAGTACGATCGACTCGAGGTGTCACTCTCGGAACCGGAGACGGAAACGGACACCACGAGCGAGGTCGACGACGAAAGGCACATTTAA
- the gatA gene encoding Asp-tRNA(Asn)/Glu-tRNA(Gln) amidotransferase subunit GatA, which yields MSANIFITEERIEGDEDGPLAGTTVAVKDNISTEGVRTTCGSAMLEEYVPPYDATVVCRLKEAGATIVGKANMDEFGMGTTTETSNFGAVDNPAASGHVPGGSSGGSAAAVAAGEADVALGSDTGGSIRCPAAFCGVVGIKPTYGLVSRYGLVAYGNSLEQIGPFANSVEDAAELLDVIAGPDDRDATTREPQLEGERYADAATADIDDLSVGVPTELLEGADEGVVETFWDAIADLEEQGAEYHEVSLPSVEHAVEAYYVIAMSEASSNLARFDGVRYGNSGGYDGNWNEAFSAARKEGFGDEVKRRILLGTYALSAGYHDKYYKKAQDARAWVKQDFDEALSDADVLASPTMPVPPFELGESLDDPLQMYLADANTVPVNLADLPAISVPAGETDGLPVGLQLIGPAFGEEEIIRAASALE from the coding sequence ATGTCGGCGAATATCTTCATCACAGAGGAGCGTATCGAGGGCGACGAGGACGGGCCGCTTGCAGGTACGACCGTCGCCGTCAAGGACAACATCTCCACCGAGGGCGTCCGGACGACCTGCGGATCGGCGATGTTAGAAGAGTACGTCCCGCCGTACGATGCGACGGTCGTCTGCCGACTAAAAGAGGCGGGCGCGACCATCGTCGGCAAGGCAAACATGGACGAGTTCGGGATGGGGACGACCACGGAGACCTCGAATTTCGGTGCCGTCGACAACCCCGCCGCATCCGGTCACGTCCCCGGCGGCTCCTCCGGTGGGTCGGCCGCCGCGGTCGCCGCAGGCGAGGCAGACGTCGCGCTCGGCTCCGACACCGGCGGCTCGATCCGCTGTCCGGCCGCGTTCTGTGGCGTCGTCGGCATCAAACCCACCTACGGACTGGTCTCGCGATACGGGCTCGTCGCCTACGGCAACAGCCTAGAGCAGATCGGTCCCTTCGCAAACAGCGTCGAGGACGCGGCCGAACTGCTGGACGTGATCGCGGGCCCCGACGACCGTGACGCGACCACGCGTGAGCCCCAACTCGAGGGCGAGCGCTACGCAGACGCCGCCACCGCCGACATCGACGACCTCTCGGTCGGCGTCCCCACGGAACTACTCGAGGGTGCCGACGAGGGCGTCGTCGAGACCTTCTGGGACGCCATCGCCGACCTCGAGGAACAAGGTGCGGAGTACCACGAGGTCTCCCTGCCGTCGGTCGAACACGCCGTCGAGGCCTACTACGTGATCGCGATGTCAGAGGCGTCCTCGAACCTCGCGCGGTTCGACGGCGTCCGCTACGGCAACTCCGGCGGCTACGACGGCAACTGGAACGAGGCGTTCTCGGCGGCCCGCAAGGAAGGGTTCGGGGACGAGGTCAAACGGCGCATCCTGCTTGGCACGTACGCGCTCTCGGCAGGCTACCACGACAAGTACTACAAGAAAGCTCAGGACGCTCGAGCGTGGGTCAAACAGGACTTCGACGAGGCGCTCTCCGACGCCGACGTCCTCGCGTCGCCGACGATGCCCGTGCCGCCGTTCGAACTCGGCGAGAGTCTCGACGACCCGCTCCAGATGTACCTCGCGGACGCGAACACGGTGCCGGTCAACCTCGCGGACCTGCCCGCGATTTCGGTTCCCGCCGGTGAAACCGACGGACTTCCTGTCGGCCTGCAGCTAATCGGTCCCGCGTTTGGTGAGGAAGAGATTATTCGAGCGGCCAGCGCGCTCGAGTGA
- a CDS encoding RidA family protein: MDRSRQHVSSETEWESRVGYSRAVRAGPHVHVSGTTATDEDGNVVGRDDPAEQTRYVLEIIQNALEEADTTLEDVVRTRIYVVDIDDWDAIGRAHAEVFGEIGPATSMVEVNRLISPELLVEIEATAYVGSE, from the coding sequence ATGGATCGATCACGGCAGCACGTCTCTTCGGAGACCGAGTGGGAGTCACGCGTCGGCTACTCTCGAGCCGTCAGAGCCGGTCCCCACGTCCACGTCTCAGGGACGACCGCGACGGACGAGGACGGGAACGTCGTCGGCCGCGACGATCCTGCCGAACAGACACGCTACGTGCTGGAAATCATCCAGAACGCACTTGAGGAGGCCGACACCACGCTCGAGGACGTCGTTCGGACGCGGATCTACGTCGTCGACATCGACGACTGGGACGCGATCGGACGAGCACACGCCGAAGTGTTCGGGGAGATTGGACCGGCAACGAGTATGGTCGAGGTGAACCGACTGATTTCGCCGGAACTACTCGTCGAAATCGAAGCGACGGCGTACGTCGGCAGCGAGTGA
- a CDS encoding transcription initiation factor IIB, whose protein sequence is MTDSSIRTRNDQRHQADRVESRDETTEREQCPECSGRLVSDDERGETVCEDCGLVVDEGEIDRGPEWRAFDSAEKDEKSRVGAPTTNMMHDQGLSTNIGWQDKDAYGKALSSRQRQKMQRLRTWNERFRTRDSKERNLKQALGEIDRMASALGLPENVRETASVIYRRALEEDLLPGRSIEGVATAALYAAARQAGTPRSLDEISAVSRVEKDEIARTYRYVVRELGLEIQPADPESYVPRFASDLDLPDETERRARQLLKTAKDAEIHSGKSPVGLAAAAVYAAALLTNEKVTQNDVSEVASISEVTIRNRYHELLEAEEGAPV, encoded by the coding sequence ATGACTGATTCCAGCATACGAACCCGCAATGACCAGCGACACCAGGCCGACCGAGTCGAATCCCGTGACGAGACGACCGAGCGCGAGCAGTGCCCCGAGTGTAGCGGTCGCCTAGTCTCCGACGACGAACGTGGCGAGACCGTCTGTGAGGACTGTGGCCTCGTTGTCGACGAAGGAGAAATCGACCGCGGCCCGGAGTGGAGAGCCTTCGATTCCGCAGAGAAAGACGAGAAAAGCCGGGTCGGCGCACCGACGACGAACATGATGCACGACCAGGGGCTGTCGACCAACATCGGCTGGCAGGACAAAGACGCCTACGGCAAAGCCCTCTCGAGTCGCCAGCGCCAGAAGATGCAGCGCCTGCGCACCTGGAACGAGCGGTTCCGAACCCGCGACTCGAAAGAGCGCAACCTCAAGCAGGCACTGGGCGAAATCGACCGGATGGCTTCTGCCCTCGGCCTGCCGGAGAACGTCCGCGAGACTGCAAGCGTCATCTACCGACGTGCACTCGAGGAGGACCTCCTGCCAGGTCGCTCGATCGAAGGCGTCGCGACCGCTGCGCTGTACGCCGCCGCCCGACAGGCCGGCACCCCCCGCAGTCTCGACGAAATCTCTGCCGTCTCCCGCGTCGAGAAAGACGAAATCGCCCGCACCTACCGGTACGTGGTCCGGGAGCTTGGCTTGGAGATCCAGCCGGCCGATCCCGAGAGCTACGTGCCGCGGTTCGCGAGCGACCTCGACCTCCCCGACGAGACCGAACGGCGCGCACGCCAGTTACTCAAGACCGCCAAAGACGCCGAAATCCACAGCGGCAAGTCTCCCGTCGGGCTGGCCGCCGCCGCGGTGTACGCCGCAGCGCTGCTGACCAACGAGAAAGTAACCCAGAACGACGTCAGCGAGGTCGCAAGCATCTCCGAGGTCACGATCCGCAACCGGTATCACGAACTCCTCGAGGCCGAAGAGGGTGCGCCAGTCTGA